A region of Streptomyces sp. NBC_01788 DNA encodes the following proteins:
- a CDS encoding acyltransferase family protein translates to MTDRLSAALTRVRAFAHSLHVRTPPQRDRAVDALRALAILGVVLGHWLVTALVADTRTQPRPTLHTASPLHYMPALVPVSWAFQTLAVFFLVGGHVATRSHLSARARGTGYRQWLRARLSRLFGPVAAVLALWTVTAVALLLTGADLDTVRTLVKLALSPLWFLLVFAVLTAATPLLTRISPLWPLAVVLHVDLLRFGLGAPSWLGWLNLPAGWLVPYTLGAAWTRGELDGRRAGWTLLTCGAAATAALVAWAGYPASMVGIPGDAVSNLNPPTLATVTFGLAQCGLALLLRERLRHAMSRPLAWAAVALVNLSAMTIFLWHQTALMATTAMGLLAGRLPGLHTLPDGPGWVAARLAWLPVFALALAVCWAAFRTCEQGGDRRRSRVVRTHRPGTAPAPDPRVGA, encoded by the coding sequence GTGACTGACCGCCTTTCCGCAGCACTCACCCGCGTACGAGCCTTCGCGCACAGCCTCCACGTCCGGACCCCGCCGCAGCGGGACCGTGCCGTGGACGCCCTGCGGGCCCTCGCCATCCTCGGCGTGGTCCTGGGGCACTGGCTGGTCACGGCCCTGGTCGCGGATACCCGCACCCAGCCCCGCCCCACCCTGCACACCGCGAGCCCCCTCCACTACATGCCCGCCCTGGTCCCGGTCTCCTGGGCGTTCCAGACCCTCGCCGTGTTCTTCCTCGTCGGCGGGCACGTCGCCACCCGCAGCCACCTCTCGGCCCGCGCCCGCGGCACCGGCTACCGGCAGTGGCTCCGCGCTCGCCTGTCCCGGCTGTTCGGGCCGGTCGCGGCCGTACTGGCCCTGTGGACGGTCACCGCCGTCGCCCTCCTCCTGACCGGTGCGGACCTCGACACGGTCCGCACCCTCGTGAAGCTGGCCCTGTCTCCCCTGTGGTTCCTCCTGGTCTTCGCCGTACTGACGGCGGCGACCCCCCTGCTCACCCGGATCAGTCCCCTGTGGCCCCTGGCCGTCGTCCTGCACGTGGACCTCCTCCGCTTCGGCCTCGGCGCCCCCTCCTGGCTCGGCTGGCTGAACCTGCCGGCCGGCTGGCTCGTGCCGTACACCCTGGGCGCGGCCTGGACCCGCGGCGAGCTGGACGGCCGCCGCGCGGGCTGGACCCTGCTGACCTGCGGCGCGGCGGCGACCGCGGCCCTCGTCGCCTGGGCGGGCTACCCGGCGTCGATGGTCGGCATACCGGGGGACGCGGTCTCCAACCTCAACCCGCCGACACTGGCGACCGTCACCTTCGGCCTGGCCCAGTGCGGCCTGGCCCTGCTGCTGCGCGAGCGGCTGCGCCACGCGATGTCCCGCCCGCTCGCCTGGGCAGCGGTGGCGCTGGTCAACCTCTCCGCGATGACGATCTTCCTCTGGCACCAGACGGCCCTGATGGCGACCACCGCCATGGGCCTCCTCGCGGGCCGCCTCCCGGGCCTGCACACGCTTCCCGACGGCCCCGGCTGGGTGGCGGCCCGGCTGGCCTGGCTCCCGGTCTTCGCCCTCGCCCTGGCCGTCTGCTGGGCCGCTTTCCGCACCTGTGAGCAGGGCGGTGACCGGCGCCGTTCCCGGGTGGTGCGGACTCATCGCCCCGGGACGGCCCCCGCACCAGACCCTAGAGTGGGCGCGTGA
- a CDS encoding response regulator transcription factor, with the protein MTSGSIRVLIADDQQMVRQGFTVLLNAQPDIEVVGQAVDGLDAVAKAAEASPDVVLMDIRMPELGGIEATRRITTATPDMKVLVLTTFDLDEYVYEALRAGASGFLLKDASADQLAEAVRVIAAGDALLAPGITRRLIAEFSRLKDAPRAPLKSRVGVLTERETEVLALIAQGLSNAEIARHLVVAEQTVKTHMGRILVKLGLRDRTQAAVFAYESGLVRPSGY; encoded by the coding sequence ATGACGAGCGGCAGCATCCGCGTCCTCATCGCCGACGACCAGCAGATGGTGCGTCAGGGGTTCACCGTGCTGCTCAACGCCCAGCCGGACATCGAGGTGGTGGGCCAGGCGGTGGACGGCCTCGACGCCGTCGCCAAGGCTGCCGAGGCCTCCCCGGACGTCGTCCTCATGGACATCCGCATGCCCGAACTCGGCGGCATCGAGGCCACCCGCCGCATCACGACCGCCACCCCGGACATGAAGGTCCTGGTGCTCACTACCTTCGACCTGGACGAGTACGTGTACGAGGCGCTGCGCGCCGGCGCGTCCGGCTTCCTGCTCAAGGACGCCTCCGCGGACCAGCTCGCCGAGGCGGTCCGGGTGATCGCGGCCGGAGACGCGCTGCTGGCACCGGGGATCACCCGCCGGCTGATCGCGGAGTTCTCCCGGCTGAAGGACGCGCCGCGCGCCCCGCTGAAGTCCCGCGTCGGTGTGCTGACCGAACGCGAGACGGAAGTGCTAGCCCTGATCGCGCAGGGCCTGTCCAACGCGGAGATCGCCCGGCATCTCGTCGTCGCCGAGCAGACCGTGAAGACCCACATGGGCCGCATCCTGGTGAAGCTGGGCCTCAGGGACCGCACTCAGGCGGCGGTGTTCGCCTACGAGTCGGGACTGGTCCGCCCCTCCGGGTACTGA
- a CDS encoding sensor histidine kinase produces the protein MRWQGRVRHGLRVLRDDLWTARQDPLPPSVWLRWLPHGIVWLAAFAVLLGASGHLWSGARLAFGYAFLVALGQAGAMVLALWRPIPAWWLSMAATLLGAVALHGLLVAGDLQGFTWPWTTSGIIAHLFVLLLLALRVRTRVAVEALALTALVTYVLQGVWGAPRYEPTGVLALVLFAVVVVLGTALHGRREARAQLVQQTTLTAEERARRTLLEERSRIARELHDVVAHHMSVISIQAQVAPHLTQDPSPELKENLDGIRQNALEALGELRRVLGVLRSENPEDPYGLGDSGTRAAPDAPQPTLDRLGALVENTRAAGLTVTMDVEDSRREQRPYPPAVELSAYRIVQEGLSNALRHAPGSTVRVEVGHVPDGLFLSVVNSRPRRPVQPSPGAGHGLLGMRERATMLGGHVTAVRTLHGGFAVTAFLPHDGIVPVTGIGSPRLPVIYSDPPDIPVVHLEPPGSPSPTGEDTP, from the coding sequence ATGCGATGGCAAGGCCGCGTCAGGCACGGACTGCGGGTGCTGCGCGACGACCTGTGGACCGCGCGGCAGGACCCGCTGCCCCCGTCCGTCTGGCTGCGCTGGCTGCCGCACGGCATCGTGTGGCTGGCCGCGTTCGCGGTGCTGCTGGGCGCCTCGGGCCACCTGTGGAGCGGCGCGCGGCTGGCCTTCGGGTACGCCTTCCTCGTCGCGCTCGGACAGGCCGGTGCGATGGTGCTGGCCCTGTGGCGGCCCATCCCGGCGTGGTGGCTGTCCATGGCGGCCACGCTGCTGGGGGCGGTGGCCCTGCACGGCCTGCTGGTCGCCGGCGATCTGCAGGGCTTCACCTGGCCCTGGACCACGTCCGGGATCATCGCCCACCTGTTCGTCCTGCTGCTGCTCGCCCTGCGGGTGCGCACCCGCGTCGCCGTGGAGGCGCTGGCCCTGACCGCCCTGGTCACCTACGTCCTCCAGGGCGTGTGGGGCGCCCCGCGCTACGAGCCCACCGGTGTTCTCGCGCTGGTGCTGTTCGCGGTCGTGGTGGTGCTGGGCACCGCCCTGCACGGCCGCCGCGAGGCCCGTGCGCAACTGGTGCAGCAGACCACGCTCACCGCGGAGGAGCGGGCCCGCCGCACGCTTCTGGAGGAGCGCAGCCGCATCGCCCGTGAGCTGCACGACGTGGTCGCCCACCACATGTCGGTGATCTCCATCCAGGCGCAGGTGGCACCGCACCTCACACAGGACCCCTCGCCGGAGCTGAAGGAGAACCTCGACGGCATCCGGCAGAACGCGCTGGAGGCGCTCGGCGAACTGCGCCGGGTGCTCGGCGTGCTGCGTTCGGAGAACCCCGAGGACCCCTACGGCCTGGGCGACTCCGGCACCCGGGCCGCCCCGGACGCCCCGCAGCCCACCCTCGACCGCCTCGGCGCCCTCGTCGAGAACACCCGCGCCGCCGGTCTGACGGTCACCATGGACGTCGAGGACTCGCGGCGTGAGCAACGGCCGTATCCGCCGGCCGTGGAGCTGTCGGCGTACCGCATCGTCCAGGAGGGCCTGAGCAACGCCCTGCGGCACGCCCCCGGGTCGACGGTCCGCGTGGAGGTCGGCCACGTGCCCGACGGCCTGTTCCTGAGCGTGGTCAACTCCCGGCCCCGGCGGCCCGTCCAGCCCTCCCCGGGCGCCGGGCACGGCCTGCTCGGCATGCGCGAGCGGGCGACCATGCTGGGCGGGCACGTCACGGCCGTCAGGACACTGCACGGCGGCTTCGCGGTCACCGCCTTCCTCCCCCACGACGGCATCGTGCCCGTGACCGGGATCGGCTCGCCCCGCCTGCCCGTCATCTACTCCGACCCGCCCGACATCCCCGTCGTCCACCTCGAACCGCCCGGCTCACCGTCCCCGACAGGAGAGGACACTCCATGA
- a CDS encoding alpha/beta hydrolase, giving the protein MTPGVGAGAGRWRRALLALLVTGALVVPLSAAARPRIPAPAPATLAPLTGTTLDASYGANRADAARAADMAAAHGDTHRAAVDRALASPSRHLLSFDGRGSGRVAEVFGDLAHADRTAVLVPGSDTSLDTYDRFRKGALALYQELGREAAAGARPAVVAWLGYETPGTVSTTVLTTGRAEQAAPGLRELIRDLRAVAGRAPHITLVCHSYGSVVCGRAASGLDVDDIALIGSPGTGADSVPALHTRARVWAARGDGDWVANVPHVRAELFGTTVGLGADPMDLAFGARRFTAGSGGHSAYFTPGSLSLSNLARIVLGTTNEVQGD; this is encoded by the coding sequence GTGACGCCCGGCGTCGGGGCCGGGGCCGGCAGATGGCGTCGGGCGCTGCTCGCCCTTCTCGTCACCGGCGCCCTCGTGGTACCTCTGTCGGCCGCCGCCCGGCCTCGAATTCCCGCGCCGGCCCCGGCGACTCTCGCACCCCTGACCGGGACCACCCTCGACGCCTCCTACGGGGCGAACCGCGCCGACGCCGCCCGCGCCGCCGACATGGCCGCGGCGCACGGCGACACGCACCGGGCGGCCGTGGACCGGGCGCTGGCGTCGCCCTCCCGTCACCTGCTCTCCTTCGACGGACGCGGCTCCGGCCGCGTGGCGGAGGTGTTCGGTGACCTGGCGCACGCCGACCGCACAGCGGTCCTCGTCCCGGGTTCCGACACCTCCCTGGACACCTACGACCGCTTCCGGAAGGGCGCGCTCGCCCTGTACCAGGAGCTCGGCCGCGAGGCCGCGGCCGGTGCGCGTCCGGCGGTCGTCGCCTGGCTCGGCTACGAGACACCGGGCACGGTCAGCACCACGGTGCTCACCACGGGCCGCGCCGAACAGGCGGCCCCCGGCCTCAGGGAACTGATACGCGACCTGCGTGCCGTGGCGGGCCGGGCGCCGCACATCACCCTGGTGTGCCATTCCTACGGTTCGGTGGTGTGCGGGCGCGCCGCGTCCGGCCTGGACGTGGACGACATCGCCCTCATCGGCAGCCCCGGCACCGGAGCGGACTCCGTGCCCGCGCTGCACACCCGGGCCCGCGTCTGGGCGGCCCGCGGCGACGGCGACTGGGTGGCGAACGTGCCGCACGTCCGCGCCGAACTCTTCGGCACGACCGTCGGCCTGGGCGCCGACCCCATGGACCTCGCCTTCGGCGCCCGCAGGTTCACGGCCGGAAGCGGCGGCCACAGCGCCTACTTCACCCCCGGCTCCCTGTCCCTCTCGAACCTGGCCCGGATCGTCCTGGGCACCACGAACGAGGTGCAAGGTGACTGA
- a CDS encoding tryptophan 2,3-dioxygenase family protein, translating into MSQPAHPTPQPAEASEPETPHLDFAGTTPYEDYVRADVLTHLQHTLSDDPGEMVFLVTTQVMELWFTVIVHEWETAARALRSDDVPTAVAALKRSVRELQALNASWKPLAGLTPAQFNSYRGALGEGSGFQSAMYRRMEFLLGDKSASMLVPHRGAPRVHAELEKALHEPSLYDEVLRLLARRGHAVPDAVLGRDVTLRYEPSEEVEAVWTALYSGDQDDELARLGEALTDVAELVWRWRNDHLVATRRAMGAKSGTGGSAGVAWLEKRARKNVFPELWTARSHV; encoded by the coding sequence ATGTCCCAACCGGCTCACCCGACCCCTCAGCCCGCTGAGGCCTCTGAGCCCGAGACCCCGCATCTCGACTTCGCCGGCACGACGCCGTACGAGGACTACGTCAGGGCGGACGTGCTCACCCACCTCCAGCACACCCTCTCCGACGACCCCGGAGAGATGGTCTTCCTGGTCACCACCCAGGTGATGGAGCTGTGGTTCACCGTCATCGTCCACGAGTGGGAGACCGCGGCCCGCGCCCTGCGCTCGGACGACGTGCCGACGGCGGTCGCCGCGTTGAAGAGGTCCGTACGGGAGCTGCAGGCGCTGAACGCCTCCTGGAAGCCGCTCGCCGGGCTCACTCCGGCCCAGTTCAACAGCTACCGCGGCGCCCTCGGCGAGGGTTCCGGATTCCAGTCCGCGATGTACCGCCGCATGGAGTTCCTGCTCGGCGACAAGTCCGCCTCGATGCTCGTCCCGCACCGCGGCGCCCCCCGCGTCCACGCGGAACTGGAGAAGGCGCTGCACGAGCCGAGCCTGTACGACGAGGTGCTGCGGCTGCTCGCGCGCCGCGGGCACGCGGTCCCGGACGCCGTGCTCGGCCGGGACGTGACGCTGCGCTACGAGCCCAGCGAGGAGGTCGAGGCCGTCTGGACGGCCCTCTACTCCGGTGACCAGGACGACGAACTGGCCCGGCTCGGCGAGGCGTTGACCGATGTCGCCGAACTGGTGTGGCGCTGGCGCAACGACCACCTCGTGGCCACCCGCCGTGCGATGGGCGCCAAGTCCGGCACGGGCGGCTCCGCCGGGGTGGCCTGGCTGGAGAAGCGGGCCCGGAAGAACGTCTTCCCCGAGCTGTGGACGGCGAGGTCCCATGTCTGA
- the kynU gene encoding kynureninase, producing MSELTIRAEKLDAADELAGLRDRFVLDEGVYLDGNSLGALPANVPDRIGDVVRRQWGELRIRSWTEGGWWTAPERVGDRIAPLVGAAPGQIVVGDSTSVNVFKALVAAVRMAREAGDGERDEILVDATTFPTDGYIAQSVARMTGCALRPVTPAEVPGALSGRTAAVLLNHVDYRTGRLYDLPSLTAAVHAAGAYAVWDLCHTAGALPVGLDEHGVRLAVGCTYKYLNGGPGSPAFLYVSGDVQDRFDTPLPGWNSHAEPFGMRPGYEPAEGALRGRVGTPDILSLLALEAALEVWDGVTVEAVRAKSLALTDFFLECVAAYVPAGRVEVLTPVAHEERGSQVALRCQDAGDVMKRLIGRGVVGDFRHPDVLRFGFTPLYVGFADVERAARALAEELAG from the coding sequence ATGTCTGAGCTGACGATCAGGGCGGAGAAGCTGGACGCCGCCGACGAACTCGCCGGGCTGCGCGACCGGTTCGTCCTCGACGAGGGCGTCTACCTGGACGGCAACTCGCTGGGCGCGCTCCCGGCGAACGTCCCGGACCGCATCGGCGACGTCGTACGCCGCCAGTGGGGCGAGCTGCGCATTCGTTCCTGGACGGAGGGCGGCTGGTGGACCGCGCCCGAGCGGGTCGGCGACCGGATCGCCCCGCTGGTCGGGGCCGCGCCGGGCCAGATCGTGGTGGGCGACTCGACCAGCGTGAACGTGTTCAAGGCGCTGGTGGCGGCGGTCCGGATGGCCCGGGAGGCCGGTGACGGCGAGCGGGACGAGATCCTGGTCGACGCGACGACGTTCCCCACGGACGGGTACATCGCGCAGTCGGTGGCCCGGATGACGGGCTGCGCGCTGCGCCCGGTGACGCCCGCCGAGGTGCCCGGTGCGCTGAGCGGGCGCACCGCCGCGGTCCTGCTGAACCACGTCGACTACCGCACCGGCCGGCTGTACGACCTGCCGTCCCTGACCGCCGCGGTGCACGCGGCGGGCGCGTACGCCGTCTGGGACCTGTGCCACACCGCGGGCGCCCTGCCGGTGGGGCTGGACGAGCACGGGGTGCGCCTGGCGGTCGGGTGCACCTACAAGTACCTGAACGGCGGCCCGGGTTCACCGGCCTTCCTGTACGTCAGCGGTGATGTGCAGGACCGCTTCGACACCCCGCTGCCCGGCTGGAACTCGCACGCCGAGCCCTTCGGCATGCGGCCCGGCTACGAACCGGCGGAGGGCGCGCTGCGGGGCCGGGTCGGCACCCCCGACATCCTCTCCCTGCTCGCCCTGGAGGCGGCGCTGGAGGTCTGGGACGGGGTGACGGTCGAGGCCGTGCGCGCCAAGTCCCTCGCGCTGACGGACTTCTTCCTGGAGTGCGTCGCCGCGTACGTCCCCGCCGGACGCGTGGAGGTGCTGACCCCGGTGGCCCACGAGGAGCGCGGCAGCCAGGTGGCCCTGCGCTGCCAGGACGCCGGGGACGTGATGAAGCGGCTGATCGGACGCGGGGTGGTCGGCGACTTCCGGCACCCCGACGTCCTGCGCTTCGGCTTCACCCCGCTCTACGTCGGGTTCGCGGACGTGGAGCGGGCGGCGCGGGCGCTGGCGGAGGAACTGGCCGGCTGA
- a CDS encoding recombinase family protein — MAARRGSSGAVQVGIYTRISKDDEAEGLGVARQEEDCRLHCAARGWEVARVYEDNDLSAYKRKTVRPEFRQMLEDLKAGRIDGVVAWDIDPFTRQPRELEAWIDEYEDAERRKRHLVFDSVSASDIDLSTENGRFIARIKVTIANKSSADTSKRTKRKHLELAAKGKLPGGRAPYGWNREDRRTLVPEEAENLRKAVKDFLGGIRWASIAREWRDKGIRSHSGGFFDDSKIKRMLMNPRICGYRMHQGELFLDEGGEPVVGDWEPVITPDDWYLLTEKVRREAEGRAVRDYATKYLLSGIARCGRCGAKMRAFPSYRKSKTSSQFRYACPGKNDGGCGGVARAGEPVDRLIRNAVFLSSDRAPANVRVRMPEWGKEEQLASLERDMAEFKQAWQEKRMSAARYIALTEDLEKQIAELHRERALHRAEAATFSVGPVDIRERWEKLTIEQQRAAVLKVFRAVIVKPASNGPIFAPADIEPVLR, encoded by the coding sequence ATGGCAGCACGACGGGGGTCCTCCGGGGCCGTACAGGTGGGCATTTACACCCGGATCAGCAAGGACGACGAGGCCGAGGGGCTGGGCGTCGCGCGTCAGGAGGAGGACTGCCGACTGCACTGTGCCGCCAGGGGCTGGGAGGTGGCCCGGGTCTACGAGGACAACGACCTCTCGGCGTACAAGCGCAAGACCGTGCGCCCGGAGTTCCGTCAGATGCTGGAGGACCTCAAGGCCGGGCGGATCGACGGAGTCGTCGCCTGGGACATCGACCCCTTCACGCGCCAGCCGCGCGAACTGGAGGCATGGATCGACGAGTACGAGGATGCCGAGCGCCGGAAGCGCCACCTCGTCTTCGATTCCGTCTCGGCGTCGGACATCGACCTGTCCACGGAAAACGGCCGGTTCATCGCGCGGATCAAGGTGACCATCGCCAACAAGTCTTCGGCAGACACGTCGAAGCGGACGAAGCGCAAACACCTGGAACTGGCGGCGAAGGGCAAGCTCCCTGGTGGTCGGGCGCCGTACGGATGGAACCGCGAGGACCGCAGGACGCTGGTGCCGGAAGAGGCCGAGAACCTCCGCAAGGCAGTGAAGGACTTCCTGGGGGGCATCCGTTGGGCGTCGATCGCGCGTGAGTGGCGGGACAAGGGGATCCGGTCGCACAGCGGAGGCTTCTTCGACGACTCCAAGATCAAGCGGATGCTGATGAACCCGCGGATCTGTGGCTACCGGATGCATCAGGGGGAGTTGTTCCTGGACGAGGGTGGGGAGCCCGTCGTGGGTGACTGGGAGCCGGTCATCACCCCCGACGACTGGTATCTGCTCACGGAGAAGGTCCGGCGTGAGGCGGAGGGACGAGCTGTACGGGACTACGCCACCAAGTACCTGCTCTCGGGCATCGCCCGGTGCGGGCGGTGTGGTGCGAAGATGCGGGCGTTCCCGTCGTACCGGAAGTCGAAGACGTCATCCCAGTTCAGGTACGCGTGCCCCGGCAAGAACGACGGTGGATGTGGGGGAGTGGCCAGGGCGGGCGAACCAGTCGATCGCCTCATCAGAAACGCTGTGTTCCTCAGCTCGGACAGGGCGCCGGCGAATGTCCGTGTGCGCATGCCGGAATGGGGCAAGGAGGAGCAACTGGCCTCCCTGGAAAGAGACATGGCAGAGTTCAAGCAGGCGTGGCAGGAGAAGCGCATGTCGGCCGCTCGCTACATCGCGCTCACCGAGGATCTGGAGAAGCAGATCGCGGAGCTGCATCGGGAGCGAGCCCTGCATCGTGCCGAGGCCGCGACCTTCTCGGTCGGCCCTGTCGACATACGGGAGCGGTGGGAGAAGCTGACGATCGAGCAGCAGCGGGCAGCCGTTCTCAAGGTCTTCCGCGCGGTCATCGTCAAGCCCGCGTCCAACGGGCCGATTTTCGCCCCCGCGGACATCGAGCCGGTGCTTAGGTGA
- a CDS encoding sensor histidine kinase: MTETTQTQATPPDGAFSPHKPRSPEYKFAESALRGLRQGLFHDAFAYRPLRPAGVDGPLIRRLPDRLRAYAAWRRHAVVVAAGLLALFVGWANGAAPVAGLLALAPVLLTLTRPVGAFWVSLMAATASSWFVGTPSDWPWQPGSYIAHLTVLTVVAIRTRPRTAAWMWAATAFYALIPNALFGHTYGNNSAPLLVLSALILLAVTVWHIRKEAEQEVTAQQTVTAHERSRRTLLEERTTIARELHDVVAHHMSVVAIQAEAAPYRVENPPPELEKAFATIRENAVAALTELRRVLGVVRAEDYEAPEAPQPTLADLGTLLANVREAGLAVDRTTMGAVRELPQGVELSAYRIVQEALSNTLRHAPGASARVEIGYVLGGLALRIVNGPPPKPSLLKPSPGSGHGITGMRERVSMLGGEMTAGPADDGGYEVAVFLPVATVTDPADDDEAGA; this comes from the coding sequence GTGACCGAGACGACGCAGACGCAAGCGACGCCGCCGGACGGCGCCTTCAGCCCGCACAAGCCACGCAGCCCGGAGTACAAGTTCGCCGAGAGCGCTCTGCGCGGGCTGCGGCAGGGCCTGTTCCACGACGCCTTCGCCTACCGTCCGCTGCGGCCCGCGGGTGTCGACGGCCCGCTGATCCGGCGGCTGCCGGACCGCCTGCGTGCCTACGCGGCCTGGAGGCGGCACGCCGTGGTGGTGGCGGCCGGCCTGCTGGCGCTGTTCGTCGGCTGGGCGAACGGGGCGGCCCCGGTAGCGGGTCTGCTGGCCCTCGCCCCGGTGCTGCTCACCCTGACCCGCCCGGTCGGAGCGTTCTGGGTTTCCCTGATGGCGGCCACGGCCTCGTCGTGGTTCGTCGGCACCCCCTCGGACTGGCCGTGGCAGCCCGGCAGTTACATCGCGCACCTGACAGTGCTCACGGTGGTGGCGATACGCACCCGGCCGCGCACGGCGGCATGGATGTGGGCGGCCACCGCTTTCTACGCCCTGATCCCCAACGCGCTGTTCGGCCACACCTACGGCAACAACTCGGCGCCGCTGCTGGTCCTCTCCGCGCTCATCCTCCTCGCCGTCACCGTCTGGCACATACGCAAGGAGGCCGAGCAGGAGGTGACCGCCCAGCAGACGGTGACCGCGCACGAGCGCTCCCGCCGCACCCTGCTGGAGGAGCGCACCACGATCGCCCGTGAGCTGCACGACGTCGTGGCCCACCACATGTCCGTCGTCGCCATCCAGGCCGAGGCCGCACCCTACCGGGTGGAGAACCCGCCGCCGGAGCTGGAGAAGGCCTTCGCCACCATCCGGGAGAACGCGGTGGCGGCCCTCACCGAACTGCGCCGCGTCCTCGGTGTCGTCCGCGCGGAGGACTACGAGGCCCCCGAGGCCCCGCAGCCCACCCTCGCCGACCTCGGCACCCTGCTGGCGAACGTGCGGGAGGCCGGCCTGGCGGTGGACAGGACCACGATGGGCGCGGTGCGCGAACTCCCTCAGGGAGTCGAGCTGTCGGCGTACCGGATCGTCCAGGAGGCACTGAGCAACACCCTGCGGCACGCGCCCGGCGCGAGCGCCCGCGTCGAGATCGGCTACGTCCTCGGCGGGCTGGCCCTGCGCATAGTCAACGGCCCGCCGCCCAAGCCGTCCCTCCTCAAGCCCTCGCCGGGATCCGGGCACGGCATCACGGGCATGCGGGAGCGGGTGTCGATGCTCGGCGGCGAGATGACGGCGGGCCCGGCCGACGACGGCGGATACGAGGTGGCGGTGTTCCTGCCGGTCGCCACCGTGACCGATCCCGCGGACGACGACGAGGCCGGCGCATGA
- a CDS encoding alpha/beta hydrolase family protein yields the protein MPEADAPLPRSLGSERTGGNPTAAEPGNTGGRDAAARAAAEEESVFSHAPVAPDSTAAYGDHPDQVVDFYRPRGAADSPGPSPLVAVLHGGAWRAPYDRRHITPFADFLARRGFAVACVEYRRGSATPAGPGEDPVAGRWPDTFDDVAAALDALPALAREALPQADIRRTVVTGHSAGGHLALWAAARHVLPADAPWRTDRPAPLRGVVALAPIADFAVAEKLDVCGGAARQLLGGEEGFVQRQPYADPALLLPTGIATTVVQGREDVVVPQVVAESYTEAAAKAGEVVGLTLLEEVGHFPLIDPAADACAVVAEEIAQLAW from the coding sequence ATGCCGGAAGCCGACGCCCCCCTCCCCCGTTCGCTCGGGTCCGAGCGAACGGGCGGGAACCCCACCGCCGCGGAACCGGGGAACACCGGCGGCCGTGACGCGGCCGCGCGCGCCGCGGCGGAGGAGGAGTCGGTCTTCTCGCACGCGCCCGTCGCACCCGACAGTACGGCCGCCTACGGCGACCACCCCGACCAGGTCGTCGACTTCTACCGCCCGCGCGGCGCGGCGGACTCCCCGGGGCCCTCCCCGCTCGTGGCGGTGCTGCACGGCGGCGCCTGGCGGGCCCCGTACGACCGTCGCCACATCACCCCGTTCGCGGACTTCCTCGCCCGCCGGGGCTTCGCCGTGGCCTGCGTCGAGTACCGGCGCGGCAGCGCCACCCCGGCGGGACCGGGCGAGGACCCGGTCGCGGGCCGCTGGCCGGACACCTTCGACGACGTGGCGGCGGCGCTCGACGCGCTGCCCGCGCTGGCCCGGGAGGCGCTCCCGCAGGCCGACATACGCCGCACGGTGGTCACCGGCCACTCGGCCGGCGGTCACCTGGCCCTGTGGGCGGCGGCCCGGCACGTCCTGCCCGCGGACGCGCCCTGGCGCACGGACCGCCCCGCGCCGCTGCGAGGCGTGGTCGCGCTGGCCCCCATCGCCGACTTCGCGGTCGCCGAGAAGCTGGACGTGTGCGGTGGGGCGGCCCGTCAACTGCTGGGCGGAGAAGAGGGGTTCGTCCAGCGGCAGCCCTACGCCGACCCGGCCCTGCTGCTGCCGACCGGCATCGCCACGACCGTCGTCCAGGGCCGCGAGGACGTGGTCGTACCGCAGGTGGTCGCGGAGTCCTACACCGAGGCCGCGGCGAAGGCGGGCGAGGTGGTGGGCCTGACCCTCCTGGAGGAGGTCGGCCACTTCCCCCTGATCGACCCGGCGGCCGACGCGTGCGCGGTGGTGGCGGAGGAGATCGCCCAGCTCGCGTGGTGA
- a CDS encoding DUF3151 domain-containing protein yields the protein MTTHKNLLGGPEPTYLPENEEAYRLLGEESQPPAEVVAQHPTFSLAWAMLADDAFEAGRVVESYAYARTGYHRGLDALRRAGWKGHGPIPWDHRANRGFLRCLAALGRAAGEINEKDETERCWQFLQDSSAEAYAELKR from the coding sequence ATGACGACTCACAAGAACCTGCTCGGCGGCCCGGAGCCGACATACCTGCCGGAGAACGAAGAGGCGTACCGCCTGCTGGGCGAGGAGTCCCAGCCCCCGGCCGAGGTCGTGGCGCAGCACCCCACGTTCTCGCTCGCCTGGGCAATGCTCGCCGACGACGCCTTCGAAGCGGGGCGAGTTGTCGAGTCGTACGCCTACGCGCGCACCGGCTATCACCGCGGCCTGGACGCCCTGCGCCGGGCCGGATGGAAGGGGCATGGCCCCATCCCTTGGGACCACCGCGCCAATCGCGGCTTCCTGCGCTGCCTCGCTGCCCTCGGCCGCGCCGCCGGCGAGATCAACGAGAAGGACGAGACGGAGCGTTGCTGGCAATTCCTTCAGGACAGCAGCGCCGAGGCGTACGCCGAGCTGAAGCGGTAA